The window ATTTGCCCCATGTTCCAGATCAACTACGGTTCAACCGGTCGGTATTGTGATGGCATGTCGCGGCGGACTGCTTTGAAGCTGGGCTTTGCGGGGTTGGGCGGCATGACACTGGCCGGTCTCTACAGGGCTGAAGCAGCAGCGGGGATTACCTCTTCGAACAAGGCGGTCATCAACATTCACCTGGGTGGCGGGCCATCGCACCAGGACATGTTTGACCTGAAGCCCGAAGCGGCTCAGGAGTTCCGCGGCGAGTTTAACCCGATCAAGACGAACGTCCCGGGCTTTGACATTTGCGAACACTTCCCGCAGCTCGCCAAGATGACGGACAAATACGCCGTCATTCGCTCGCTGATCGGCATGGTCGACGACCACAGCAATTTCCACACGCAAACCGGCTATCCGCGCAGTGACCTGCGGAACATCGGCGGCCGCCCCGGCATTGGCAGCGTGATTGCCCGCTTGATGGGACCAACCGGCAGCGGCGCTCCGCCGTTTATTGCTTACAACGAGAATCCCGTTGGTTATCTCGGCCCCGTGTATATGGCCTATCGTCCGTCCGGCGGCGATCTGCGGCTGACTGGTTCGATGACGGCAGATCGCCTGGAATCGCGGACGAATCTGCTGTCTTCGCTCGACTCGATCAAGCGGGAAGTGGATCACTCGGGCCAAATGAAGGCCCTCGATTCGTTCACGCAGCGAGCCGTGGGTGTGGTTACCTCGGGTGATGTCGCCAACGCACTGGATCTGCAAAAGGAAGACCCAAAAGTTCGCGAACGCTACGGCAAGGACGTCGATTCGTTC is drawn from Anatilimnocola floriformis and contains these coding sequences:
- a CDS encoding DUF1501 domain-containing protein, which encodes MFQINYGSTGRYCDGMSRRTALKLGFAGLGGMTLAGLYRAEAAAGITSSNKAVINIHLGGGPSHQDMFDLKPEAAQEFRGEFNPIKTNVPGFDICEHFPQLAKMTDKYAVIRSLIGMVDDHSNFHTQTGYPRSDLRNIGGRPGIGSVIARLMGPTGSGAPPFIAYNENPVGYLGPVYMAYRPSGGDLRLTGSMTADRLESRTNLLSSLDSIKREVDHSGQMKALDSFTQRAVGVVTSGDVANALDLQKEDPKVRERYGKDVDSFLTARRLVEAGVRVVTFDWGGWDTHSDNFSQLKKQLPKLDRAMSALISDLHERGMDKDVSIVMWGEFGRSPRINMTSGRDHWSRVAMCFLAGGGMKTGQFIGSSTKNAEEAKDRPIHLQEVFSTLYHNMGIDCNKTSIIDPAGRPQFLTDHRDPIKELV